In Pseudomonadales bacterium, the sequence ATCGACCGTGCCTTCGTCGCCGGCCTGCCGGACGCGGACGGTGACCGGGCGGTGGTGCAGGCGATCCTGGCGGTCGCCAAGGCATTCGGCGTCGGCGTGGTGGCGGAGGGTGTGGAGAGATCTGCCCAGTCGCAAACCCTGCAGGAGCTCGGCTGCCGTGTCATGCAGGGCTACCATTTCGCCCGGCCGATGCCGGCGGCGCTGATCACCGAGCGCCTCGACGCCGAGCGGCAGGCGAGTCCGAAATAACGCCGCCCGCGTCTTCGCCAGTGCGGCATCGCATCCGCAGGGCTGGTGGCTCAACGCCCCCAGTCGGCGAACAGCCCCTGTCGGGCGGCCTCGGTGATGGCCGCCACGCCGGGGTGGGTGATGCGGCGCTCCACCGTGATGACGTGGAACTCCTCGATCAGGTCGGTGGCCTCGCCCAGGCAGGTCGCGTCATATTGCCGACACACCGAGGCGTCGAGCACCCGCGGCGCGATAAAGACGCCCAGTCCCTGCATTCCCAGTGACTTGACCATCGCGCTGTCGTCGAACTCGCCCACCACCCGCGGACGCAGTTTGTGCTTTCCAAGCCACTGGCGCAGACGCAGGCCCATTGCCGACTCGCTGCCCGGCGACAGCAGCGGTGCCCCGTCGAGCAGTTGGGGAAAGGGTCTGTCGAAGGTCGCCGCCAGCTGGTTCGCAGCGTAGAAGCCCACATGCGAGCCGCCCAGTCGATGGGTGTAGGCGCTCACGCTCAGGGCCGGTGGCATGGGGCGGTCCGACAGGACCAGCTCCAGCCGGTGCACCGACAGGTCGGCCAGCAGACTCTCGATCTTGCCCTCGCGGCAGATGACCCGGAAAGGCTGTGCCCCCACCATGGCCGGTGTCATCAATTGGCCGGCCACCAGCTTGGGCACGGCATCGACGATGCCGACCCGCAGTTCAACCGGGCGCTGGACGCCGCGGGGTTGCCGCAGCAGCTCTTCCAGCTCGGAACCCAAGTGGAAGATGTCGCGCGCATAGCTGTAGACCAGCTCGCCGGTTTCGGTCAGCTCCAGCTTGCGGCCCTTCTTGCGA encodes:
- the nhaR gene encoding transcriptional activator NhaR; protein product: MNYRHLQYFWAVARLGGVIRASEQLHVTPQTVSGQVQLLEEAIGRPLFRKKGRKLELTETGELVYSYARDIFHLGSELEELLRQPRGVQRPVELRVGIVDAVPKLVAGQLMTPAMVGAQPFRVICREGKIESLLADLSVHRLELVLSDRPMPPALSVSAYTHRLGGSHVGFYAANQLAATFDRPFPQLLDGAPLLSPGSESAMGLRLRQWLGKHKLRPRVVGEFDDSAMVKSLGMQGLGVFIAPRVLDASVCRQYDATCLGEATDLIEEFHVITVERRITHPGVAAITEAARQGLFADWGR